Part of the Cyanobacteria bacterium GSL.Bin1 genome is shown below.
TGCACCACTCTAAATCTGCTTGACGTTGTTCTTCTGTATAAAAATAGCGTTTTCCTTGACGGTTTGTATATTCACCCACTGGGCGTAAATAAAACACATCTTCGGCATCTCTTTTCCCTTCCGCAACCTCTAAAATACGCTTTCCGGTATAACGGAAAGAATTGTGAACTACAACGCCATTCGCGACAAAGTTATGCCATTTTCCTGTCACTTCTAAGTCATAAGTTCTCTGAAACCCCAAATATTTGACTTGCACTACTTTAATGGGATGAGCTTTCAGTTTACGACCTTTGGGTTTTGGTTTTTCAGGTAATGCTTGAATCGGCACAAAATTCTGAGCAAATTCTAATTCTAGTGATTGACTATGTATTTCTTGATGACAACTTTCACAAACAGTCACTAGATTATCAAACTCATAAGCTTTTTCAGGATGAGAGTAAACTGGCAATAAGTGATGAGCATGAAGTTTACCCCCTCTTACAGCACATTTTTGACAAGTAAAATCAAACTTTTCATGAACTTGAGGCGCAATATTTCGAGTCCATGCACCAACTGCCATCCGTTCGTCAGTAATACCACCTTTCCAAAAATGACTTTCTTTCCCTCGGCGTGTGAATTGTTTAGATCTTTCCCGCCTTTGCTGTCTTTGCTCAGGTGTTAGATTTAACTGGTAAGCACCTTTTAGTCCTTTGTTCCAAGGATTCTTGGTTCCAGGTTTGCACTTATTTAATTGTAAACCATGAAAATAAACCCACTTTTTAATCGCTTCAATTGAACAGCCTGCTTCCTCTGCCATTTGTCTAGCGGTCAGCCCTGCTTTTAATTGAGCTTCTAGCCACTCTTTTTTTTGGTATCGTCCATCACCAACAACAACACCATTTGTCATTAAATAGGAATTCTCGTCATGAGAAACTACTTCTCGGTTAGTATTAGTTACTAAACCAATTGCTTCTTTCATAGTTTGCCACCCTTGAGAAGTAAATAGACGATGATTTTCCGTACAATCTAAGGTGCGACCATCTTCAAGAGTTAAGCGATAAACAGGTTGAACTCCCTGATCAAAGATATTCTGAATATGACCTATTTCAAAAATGCCAGTTTCTTCATTTAAGACACGCAACTTCATTTTCTTGAGTCGAGATTGGCAATTTCGACGATATTCTCCAGGAGGTTCTCCATTACGACCTAAAATTTTTCTTTCTCGAACCGCTTTTTCACCATTGGTCCACAAATCATATAGTTCAGAAATTTTAATTTTTCTGAGATTACCAGAAGCCTTAACAAAGGTAACTTCAGTATCCCCAGCAAGACACTGCACATCAAATGAAATTCCAACTCTATGAGTGCGAATTTGTTGCATCATGGAGTGAGGAAAAAAGCCCACATTAAATGTAATTTGCGGATGCTCTAACGGACCATAATGTCCTCTTTCTCCTGCTAATAAAAACTTGATGACATTCTCTCCCGCTTTTGTTT
Proteins encoded:
- the thyX gene encoding FAD-dependent thymidylate synthase, with translation MDKFRIEVIKATPNPQQVMWLAMHQDYSEEFVWDKRDRAPDETKAGENVIKFLLAGERGHYGPLEHPQITFNVGFFPHSMMQQIRTHRVGISFDVQCLAGDTEVTFVKASGNLRKIKISELYDLWTNGEKAVRERKILGRNGEPPGEYRRNCQSRLKKMKLRVLNEETGIFEIGHIQNIFDQGVQPVYRLTLEDGRTLDCTENHRLFTSQGWQTMKEAIGLVTNTNREVVSHDENSYLMTNGVVVGDGRYQKKEWLEAQLKAGLTARQMAEEAGCSIEAIKKWVYFHGLQLNKCKPGTKNPWNKGLKGAYQLNLTPEQRQQRRERSKQFTRRGKESHFWKGGITDERMAVGAWTRNIAPQVHEKFDFTCQKCAVRGGKLHAHHLLPVYSHPEKAYEFDNLVTVCESCHQEIHSQSLELEFAQNFVPIQALPEKPKPKGRKLKAHPIKVVQVKYLGFQRTYDLEVTGKWHNFVANGVVVHNSFRYTGKRILEVAEGKRDAEDVFYLRPVGEYTNRQGKRYFYTEEQRQADLEWCIEATKRYQQRIGEGLAEEHARGIIPFDTRQHFVMSCNARSLMHLLDLRWKKDAQLEAQKFSELLFGHFQEWTPQLAQWYLETRAKKARLSP